A region of the Cryptococcus neoformans var. neoformans B-3501A chromosome 6, whole genome shotgun sequence genome:
GCTGACCAGTAATCACCATCTGAATAGATCAGCAATTCCCCAAACGGCAAgagtttcttctttgattGCTGTAGACATGAAGGTGTATATCCGTACGCGCCAGTAACATATTGTAAGACGCGGTGGGGATCATGGTTCAAGGTGTTACAATGGCTCCTAGATGTTCGACCGGTACATACTTTCATCAGCCACTTGGATATTCAATTGCAAAACTGACATGCAGCTACAGGGCTATACCCGTTTTTGCACCTTAGCCGACAACGAACCATTGGTACCAAAGGTGTCAAGAAATTCAAAGCCTTATCGCTGGTACCTATTATCCCCGGAGCAATGGCGAATGATAGAAGCCTTGTGCAAGGTACTGCAGGTTAGTTGTTCTTGTGCAGGGTATAGAGATTACGAGATACCGACAGCTGACTCCTCCACCAGCCAGCACTTACAATCCAGACGCAATTCGGCGCAGAGACGAACCTTACTCTTTGGATGGTACTTCCAAGATTGGTTGAACTCCATAAGGCTTGGCGTCAAATGAAGAATGAACCAGACATTCCTCTCATGCTTCACTCGTCAATTGACGAAGGTCTTCAATGCATCGAAGAATATTATGTTGAAGCCCTTGAGGCTAGAACCCCGATCATCGCAGTCTGTAAGTGTCCCTTCAACAAGAGGGGTGGGCTTCAGGCGCAATTGCACACTATGTTGACGTATTCAAGATCTAAATCCTCTCATGAAGAATTTGTGGTTCCAGTTCTTTTTGGGAGAGGATTTGGCCTCAAAAGCGAGTGGTATCTTCCGTCAGATCGTGAGCATCATTTTGCTTGCTTTCTCTAAAGATGAGGCTTCTTCTAATGATTTATTTGTTGGGGGATCAGTTTGATGAGTATGCGGCTGCTTTAAAAGCAGCTAGGACGGAGGAATCAATCGACTACTCCTTCCGTCAACCTTCCTCTACCGCTGAACAACAATTTTACAGTCTCTTAGCTAAGCATCGGGCCTCAATCATGAACGGGAATGTGTCTGAAGAGTTTGACCGCTATATGGCCTATTCGGAGGAAGACCCTCAGCTAATtaagatgacgatgactCCGCATCTGATTGATGCTGAGTTCGTCCTGGATTGGTGGAAGGTGAGCATCAGACTGGTATTTGTTGTTCGAAAAGTAATATTGACTGCTCTCATAGCGGATGGCAGCATCTTTCCCTATCATTGCAATTATCGCACGAGATTATCTCGCAATTCCCGCGTCCTCTGTCCCCTGCAAACGTCTGTTGTCCCGCGCCAAGCTTGCGGATACCGACAGCACGTCGATCAATGAAAGCAGAGACGTTCAGTCTAGTCCAGACTCTCGGTGCATCCCTTCGCGCTGaaagagcaaggaaaaCGAAGTTGAAGGCtgagggcgagaagagaaaaatgaTTCCTGATGTAGGATTGGATAAGGGTAAGGGTAGTTAGTGTtcaaggaaaggaaaaggcgtGATTTCCTTGTGTAGTATAGGCTCGGTGTACCCCATGATGGAACTGTTTTGTTGATTGAAAAGTAGAGTTGCACTGCTATTATATACTAGGAGTTGACTTGTTGTATGATCGCTGTTGAAGGTAGCAGTTTGCATGGAGCCCTGCCAGCTAGCTCTGGGGCCGAAAAGCACTCACGAAAGACCGGTCCAGGACCGGTCGGTGACGGTTGGGTCCCTGGACCCAAAAAGTAGAGGACTTTTGAAAAAGTCCGGTCTCTGGTCGGCCAAAAATTTGGAAAAGACCGGGACCAGTTCGTTGGGACTACGCGGGAGCTCTACATGAGTGACATGACCTGACCATGTCGTTACGTAACATGCATGTTTGGACACCATCCGAAGGTTCCGAACAAGAGTAAAAAGATGCTCACTCCACTCGGCCAGTCTCAGCCAGCGAGCAGCACGACACTCGCCATCCCACCGAACAGGACGCCCATGTCCTCCACGGCCGACTACGTCGCAAAGTATCCGCGGAGAGCAGCTCTCCTCCACGTAGCGGAGAAGTACTGGCTCGACGATGCCAGGCGTAAGTTTCGTCCTTTTTGAACCAGGCTGCGTCGCCCGTGTTGACATGTTATCAATAGGTCCGCCTGGCAGCCTCGATTCGTCTCTCAAAAAGCACACGACTCTCATCAACAAACTCAAATCCTCGCTCTTGGTCGGTCCCGCGGAAGCATTGATCAAAGATATCGACGGCTTGACATTGGCAAAGTATCTGGATGAAATCGTTGCTGCCGTCGTCGAAGGTGCGGCAAAGAAGGGCGACCCAGAAGTTGCCGTGGATGTAAGCAAACCCATCTGCTGCGTGTAGAAAGCACATCCGTCTGATGTTGCGTACAGGtaatcatccatcttcattcaCGGCTTACCCCCGactttcttcctcaacttctcCAACCTCTCCTGACGCTTCTATCCGCGAATGCAGCTGCCACTGGACCTATAggcaaagatggagaaaaggacaaggagaaggaggatagAGAGAGGTTATCAAAGCAGAGGCCTGTTTTGAGGATCGTAGCAGAGTTGGCAATGGTGGGTGCTTGGTCTGAAGGAGTCGTCAAAGGCGCCGCAGAGGTCGGTAAAGTGCTCAAGGGATTGGTGAGTACTCGCTGCCATAGAGTGAACGGCATGGCCTGACATGTAAACTATTAGATGACCGGCGATCCTCAATACAGTAATCTCCCATTAATCACCACATTCCTCAAATACTTTGGCCGGGCCTACTTGGGCGACAACCCCGTCTTGAGCAAAGCAGCTGATGGTgtaaaggaagaggaggcggCGGAGACGCTCCCCGAAAGTGTGACCGAACTCGTTCCTCCCGAAATTCAAAAGCAAATGTGGCAGCTATTCGTCAATTACTTCAACACTGCTAGCAAAACCTTGGTCAAGGGACAGCTCAAACTTCTCGAGCAGGATAAACGCAACCATGAGGCTTACATCAAATCTGGCGAAATTTTCGAAGATCGTCAACAGGCATATGAAAAAATGACTCGTGCCGTCGAAAGACTCACTACTGGCGTCCAGACACTCGCAGATCTCCTCAATCTGACTCCTCCCACCTTGCCAACTGCTGCATCACTCTCCAAATCGGGTCTTCAGATAGTAGAATCTACTTCCTCATTCACAGTCCGTGATGATGGTCCAATCGCAGGCGGTATAtgggacgatgaagaggaacaaAAATTTTACGAAGATTTAATCGATCTGAAAGAGGTCGTCCCAGCTTCCTTGCTCGGCATCAGGGAAAAatcgaaagaagaagatcaggAAGGGGGTGGGTCCCGGGATAATAAAcgtgaagaggaggagaagcagaaggaggctcacaaggcagaagaagaagctctcCGCAAACAGCTCGAACAGATGGAGCTGGCCGATTCGCATGCTCAGCTCGAACCCGAACCTGAATCCGAACTCGAACCTCAACCTCACACTTTGGAACGCACCgcgtcgtcttcctccttgctcTCTATAACCCACGATGAAGCTCAAGCGGCcgagggagaagacgagCAGACTGCACCAGTGACTATGATGACTGCCatcgaagaggatggattgCAATCTGGTCCCGCAGCGAGGTTATCGGCTCTCTTTGCAGCGTTGCCCGAATCGAACAATAgggagatggtggataAGTTGGCTGTAGAGTTTGCGTTTTTGAATTCCAAAGcggcaaggaagaggctCATCAAGGTTCGTTCAGggtgcttcttcttttcttttccaatcCAAACGGGCTGACAAGGGCGTATGTACATAGTTCATCGGTGAAGTGCCAAAACAAAGGACCGACTTGTTACCGCATTACTCTAGGCTTATTGCCACGCTGAATCCTTACATGCCGGATGTTGGCGCAGGTATTCTTGATATCGTGAGTGTGGGGGGAATCGGCACGCGGATCAAATGTGTAAAGCTAAAGCGCAAGGATAAATAGctggatgaagaattgagaTATTtgcaaaggaagaaactTGTCCGAGAATTGGATAGCACACGTCTCAAGGTGGGGTTTTTTTCCCCATACTTTTCGACAAGGCAAACTAATCAATCaactttttttctttctttctttttccccaGAATGTCAGGTTCTATGGCGAATTGGCCAAATTCAAGGTTGCTAAACCTTTCAACATTCTTCATGTACTCAAAGTCTTTTTGGATGACTTCAAGTTCAATATCGAAAACATCTCAAACCTGTTGGAGACTTGCGGACGGTTTTTGCTGCGGTACGAAGGAACAGCAGAAGTGGCCAAGCGTATGGTAGGTGTTTTCGCGCGTTTCGTTAATAGTTCAAATCCGGAGGTTTGGCTGATTATGATATCACAGGTAgagttgatgaggaaaaagcaAGCGAATATGCATCTTGACCAGAGACATCAGCTTATGCTGGAAAATGCCTTTTACATGGTAAGTAATATGTTTGCTTGGGGGGCCGGGGCCCAGGGCCACACCGAAAAGAACGCTCCTCTTGTTAACGCAAAAATCGTAGTGCAACCCGCCTGAGAGAATAGTCAGAGAAGTGGTACAGCTCACTCCTATGCAGAGTTTCATCCggcatcttcttgatgaaGTGTTGATGAAGCGAACGCACGATAAGGTGTTAAAACTGCTGAGAAAGTTGCATTGGGAAGATCCAGAGGTGAGTGTGTGtgtgaaagagagagagaaaggtgTCTTTTAATCGAGCTTTTGCGCATCTTCTGACTCAAGCCTTTAGGTCTACGGCTTTATCCTCTCTGCCTTTACAAATGTTTGGGAGGTCAAGTTTGGTAATATTCCTCAACTCGCAGATCTCGTCTTTGATCTTCAACGATGGCATCCTGAATTCGGTATCGCGGTCGTTGACCAGGTCCTGGAAAACATTCGCATTGACATGGAGGAAAACATCTTCAAGTTCAACCAGAGAAGAATCGCGACAATGAAGTACGTAGGAGAGCTGTATATGTACAGGGTCATCAGCGCTTCCGTCATCTTTGAAATTCTTTGGTCACTTTTGTCTTTTGGGCATGGTATGTGGtgttcttttctccacGCCTTGTTATTTTCGCAGGCGATTACTAACAATTATTTGATCAGTCGAGCCAATGCCATTCCCAGGTAGAGAAAGCCCTATTGACGCCGTAGATGACTTTTTCCGTGTCCGTCTGGCTTGCACATTACTCGATACCTGTGGCGTATGTTTCCCAAAAGGCTCTCAGGGACGCAAATTGGAACAGTACCTCATCATGCTTCAAGTAAGTCCCAAAATGCAGCCCTTGTCTACGTTTGAAAAGCAACGGTACTGACGAATGGATTAAGCTCTATATCACATGCAAAACCGAGCTACCAATGGATGTTGACTTTATGCTGACAGATACCCTCGACGTGAGTTTCTATGTGTAATACTCACGTATTGTCGTCACCAGGCTAACCTTGCGTGTGAAGCTTTTGCGGCCAAAAATGCCCAAGCTAAGAACATTTGCGCAAGCAGCagctgttgttgatgagtTGATGGCTACGGTAGGCGACATGGGCGGTGAGTTGAATGCTGTCACGCCTGAAACAGACAAGGAGCAGCTGACATCTTTGGCATCGTAGGAGAAGATAGTGCATcagaggacgaagaggaacgTCAATCACCTGAAGACAAGCCTGACGAGGTTAGTATTAAGGCCCCCCTTCTACGCACTTAAAATTTATCTAATCGTTATGTTTAGCCGGAACCTGTCGTCGAAAACGTCCAGTCAgcggaagatgacgatgaggatgtcgtTCTCATCCGCGACACCTCCAAAAATGACGAGCTTGATGCCGAAGAACGAGCTGCATTTGATCGAGAGTTTGCAAAAGTATTGGCAGATACTACCGATACCAGGCGAGAACAGAGAAAGGCCGCGCCACCGATCTTTGACACTGCTGTGCCCATTGTCAAGAAAAAGATCGAAGAACCCAAGGCAAAAACTGGTAACGGAAtcggggaggaagaaggaagaatgcaGTTCATGTTGATGTCCAAGAAGGCAGGAAAACAGCAGGTATGACTTCGTCCATGCTTTAACGATATACCTGTCGTCTAACGAGTCCCATGTAGCTGCGAACGTTGGCCATTCCTGTGGATTCCACCATTGCGTTGAACACTAGGACTCAGCAAGCTCAGAGCAAAGCGGAGCAAGAGCAGCTCAAGAGGTTGGTATTGCAGAATGAAAGAAGGTTGGAAAGATcagaaatggaaggtgaGTATCTTGCAGAGCGGAAATGTTCGATAAAGAGATTGACAGAGCCATTTAGGCATCGAGACGAGAGGTGTGAAGCTCCGTTTTGCACATTCATGATCACCTCCGCCCGGACCGCAAACCTAACGAGGAAACGGTATGCCACTAGGCGGCTACCACTGCACCACTCTGGGAGGTTACAACCTGGGAGATACAACGAAAACGACGATGACGGTTACGTGGACTGGGGTCTGAGCAGACACGTGATGACGATTGGTCGCAAAGCTCACTACGAGTCCAGGCGTGAATTTGT
Encoded here:
- a CDS encoding hypothetical protein (HMMPfam hit to MIF4G, MIF4G domain, score: 210.9, E(): 2.4e-60) is translated as MLTPLGQSQPASSTTLAIPPNRTPMSSTADYVAKYPRRAALLHVAEKYWLDDARRPPGSLDSSLKKHTTLINKLKSSLLVGPAEALIKDIDGLTLAKYLDEIVAAVVEGAAKKGDPEVAVDVIIHLHSRLTPDFLPQLLQPLLTLLSANAAATGPIGKDGEKDKEKEDRERLSKQRPVLRIVAELAMVGAWSEGVVKGAAEVGKVLKGLMTGDPQYSNLPLITTFLKYFGRAYLGDNPVLSKAADGVKEEEAAETLPESVTELVPPEIQKQMWQLFVNYFNTASKTLVKGQLKLLEQDKRNHEAYIKSGEIFEDRQQAYEKMTRAVERLTTGVQTLADLLNLTPPTLPTAASLSKSGLQIVESTSSFTVRDDGPIAGGIWDDEEEQKFYEDLIDLKEVVPASLLGIREKSKEEDQEGGGSRDNKREEEEKQKEAHKAEEEALRKQLEQMELADSHAQLEPEPESELEPQPHTLERTASSSSLLSITHDEAQAAEGEDEQTAPVTMMTAIEEDGLQSGPAARLSALFAALPESNNREMVDKLAVEFAFLNSKAARKRLIKFIGEVPKQRTDLLPHYSRLIATLNPYMPDVGAGILDILDEELRYLQRKKLVRELDSTRLKNVRFYGELAKFKVAKPFNILHVLKVFLDDFKFNIENISNLLETCGRFLLRYEGTAEVAKRMVGVFARFVNSSNPEVWLIMISQVELMRKKQANMHLDQRHQLMLENAFYMCNPPERIVREVVQLTPMQSFIRHLLDEVLMKRTHDKVLKLLRKLHWEDPEVYGFILSAFTNVWEVKFGNIPQLADLVFDLQRWHPEFGIAVVDQVLENIRIDMEENIFKFNQRRIATMKYVGELYMYRVISASVIFEILWSLLSFGHVEPMPFPGRESPIDAVDDFFRVRLACTLLDTCGVCFPKGSQGRKLEQYLIMLQLYITCKTELPMDVDFMLTDTLDLLRPKMPKLRTFAQAAAVVDELMATVGDMGGEDSASEDEEERQSPEDKPDEPEPVVENVQSAEDDDEDVVLIRDTSKNDELDAEERAAFDREFAKVLADTTDTRREQRKAAPPIFDTAVPIVKKKIEEPKAKTGNGIGEEEGRMQFMLMSKKAGKQQLRTLAIPVDSTIALNTRTQQAQSKAEQEQLKRLVLQNERRLERSEMEGIETRGVKLRFAHS